From Coccinella septempunctata chromosome 4, icCocSept1.1, whole genome shotgun sequence, a single genomic window includes:
- the LOC123310879 gene encoding uncharacterized protein LOC123310879: MALELGSHGTMPLDFSSGAREGISGSQPGSPPGSSAFTIVTPKVVTDRNDSSPLHFPSAQYCRMLWGSHLLPAGPRYLSSIALPGADSSEDKSVLQSTSQRSTTSTLSRNFRASNDIFSFLNQKDRNFSFCATINEPREHHESKDIKRQHQRR, translated from the exons ATGGCCCTGGAGTTGGGTTCGCATGGCACGATGCCCCTGGACTTCAGCAGTGGTGCTAGGGAGGGCATCTCCGGTTCTCAGCCAGGAAGCCCTCCGGGTAGTAGCGCTTTTACTATAGTTACACCGAAAG ttgttaCGGACCGAAATGACTCTTCTCCACTACATTTCCCATCAGCGCAGTATTGCAGAATGTTATGGGGTTCACATTTGTTACCCGCCGGTCCTAGATATCTCTCCAGTATAGCACTGCCTGGTGCTGACAGTTCAGAGGATAAGTCAG TGCTACAATCGACCAGTCAAAGAAGCACCACGAGTACTCTGAGCCGAAATTTTAGAGCCAGCAATGACATCTTCAGCTTCCTGAACCAAAAAGACAGGAATTTCAGCTTCTGTGCCACGATCAACGAGCCCAGAGAACATCACGAGTCCAAAGACATAAAACGTCAGCACCAGCGAAGGTAA